DNA from Plasmodium yoelii strain 17X genome assembly, chromosome: 13:
atgcaCCATGTGTGTATagcaaaatgaaaaatttcGACATGAATAATAGCATTTGTGAATATTCAAGTTTAAATGCTTAAGTagatacatattatatatatatacacacatgaTGTACCCGATTTTTCTATTACATGTTATACCCGATTTTTCTATTACAtgtcatattatatatatttgcttTCTTTTCAAAACATATAGAGGTAAATAGAGATCATGGAGGGTGCACAAATACCATAGGTGGAGATATGTTTTTCATTCTTCCAGCAGGATATATTGGGTCATGTTTTTATGgaatgttttttattttaatggcatatattaacaaatggACCTTATTAGCATCAGCagtatttttatgttttttattattaattgtattaacattttatgcaaaaaatttttttttacgatttctttgtattttatttttgggTATAATAATAGGAACATGGGGTATTGGTGTGTCTTTTAACGAATCAAAATATTGGCCCTTAAAAGTGATAATGACATTTATGGGGGTTTTAAATGAAATGTATAGTATGGTAGATATTTTTGATGATTTAATCACAAGAACAACACCCGAATCAGatgcatataaatatgcaaaattaacaaaatgcAATTCTAAATTTTGTGGAGTATTATGGTGTGTAATTAATTTAGGTTTTATTATTCTGACAATGTATTTAATAGGTGCTATTCATGTAAAGCCATTTGAAaactaatattatttttcctcATTATTATTTGACACATATAAAAACATTTTGTTCTTAATTTcgatgataatatttttatatattcatttaaatttatgtttttacAACTTGACTCATTAATtcgtttaaaaaaaaattaataagtaAAATTTTGAAATTCCATTTAAATGTGAACAAATAAGACCGCCCTATAATAAAGGGCTACATATCATATTTgagaaaataaacaaaatggtTAAATATTTTGAGATTTTGAGATTTTTCTCTTTAATTTTTACTTTGACCAAATAAatggatataaaaaaaaagttaacgAATACCATTTTTTGTGTATagaaaaatgaattaatttTATGGGGATAATTAGTTGTACAtttgtaataaaatttaaaaattattataataagtTTGGAAACAAATCGCATATCAACAATTACCTTACCAAAAAATGTCACAACAATTTTATTCTTAACTCGTATGTAGAAATTTTAAGAAATGTGGTTTTAAgctaataaataaatataattaaaaggGATAATGTGGggaacattaaaaaaaaaaatattatttttgagaATCTCAAATAGATCgttttgcatatatataaataatagcc
Protein-coding regions in this window:
- a CDS encoding peptidase, putative — protein: MNYDFSLQSCCDKNQNTTYITILCCALVNIICWKCKFLEPFKLLTVFLHEFSHASACWITGGKVKGIEVNRDHGGCTNTIGGDMFFILPAGYIGSCFYGMFFILMAYINKWTLLASAVFLCFLLLIVLTFYAKNFFLRFLCILFLGIIIGTWGIGVSFNESKYWPLKVIMTFMGVLNEMYSMVDIFDDLITRTTPESDAYKYAKLTKCNSKFCGVLWCVINLGFIILTMYLIGAIHVKPFEN